The nucleotide window GGTGGCAGTAAGTAGATGGCCTCGACTTGCTTGCCGGCTCGGGGGCGGGCGACAAAGCGGCCTTCATTGATTAAATACGTAATCACTTCACCCCGGAGGCTATTGCCTTCTTGGAGGATATACACGTTACCACTGAGGACCATGCGGCCTTCACGGCTGTAATAGGTGGCTTGGGCGGCAGTGGCTTTGATATCGCGGGCGGGATAGTCAATTTGAACATTGCCGCTGGCCACGACGACGCCGGTTTTGGCATTGGCTTGGGTGGCGTTGGCCCGCAATTGTAGCGCGCGGGGGTTACCAGATTGGGCAATCGCCGGCGGAGTGATTTGTAGTGGCGCGATCGTTGCACTCCAGAGTCCCCCCGCTAACAGCATTGGGGTCAGGCCCCGGCGGCATGCCTTCAGGTTGAATGCGTTAAATCGTAAAGCGTGGCGGAGGCGGGAGAAGCGGTAGTTCATGACGTAGGGAAAAAGTGCGATCGTATCAGTTGTAGACGCGGAAAACGACCTGAAAGTTGCTGGGTGGCGATGGCTGATCCGCACCGCACCATGATACAGGCAAGCCGGTTTCTATTTTAGTTTTCCAGGGACGGAATCGCTTTCTGGATAATTGGCCTTGGACGCATGACTTTCTGTCCATTGTCATCGTTTGTCTGATGTTGGTTGGTAATGGTGTCTGCGGTGGAGGCCCAGCGAAAATCGGCGATCCGTTCGGCTCCGAGGTTTTGCAGAATTTCGAGTAATTCTGCGATTTCTTCG belongs to Romeriopsis navalis LEGE 11480 and includes:
- a CDS encoding LptA/OstA family protein gives rise to the protein MNYRFSRLRHALRFNAFNLKACRRGLTPMLLAGGLWSATIAPLQITPPAIAQSGNPRALQLRANATQANAKTGVVVASGNVQIDYPARDIKATAAQATYYSREGRMVLSGNVYILQEGNSLRGEVITYLINEGRFVARPRAGKQVEAIYLLPP